Proteins found in one Planctomycetes bacterium MalM25 genomic segment:
- the prcA gene encoding Calcium-dependent protease precursor, protein MRKNRPSRRSRRNGFTRLLGGSSSELRRAPRRGALERLEERQVLSANVGGNPYFEDQWNLNADGQQTEFDPTSPTRFQTLAEIDNNVVEAWEQLFTGAGVQVGIIAGGFDLTHEDLAAGFADALAYDAIGSFAGGVLSTIDLDPSIEPDFFDDGPDSLGTAAAGIIGARNNDLGIVGIAYEADLVPIRAVSNDFRNTFADENMIASAIRWRMGTVQDINGDGIVDGVDNDGDGIIDGYASDEVIDVYFVANEVNNNFGDSPGTVFANDANFLPDEVRQAIEDGYNFGRSRWDDTDGDGVFDLDEVTSLGAIYVVPAGNDNGAVLAVNDPTGIYASSQFNELANSRYTIAVGAVDYDGRYENNATGTVTSYAEIGPNVLIVAPSGTDQVDLSADNDLNSGILTTDVSGDLGLNQSPVFNNEIDDDYFPDTDYTSTFGGTEAAAAQVTGVVAQMLQANPNLTNRDVEMILLMSAQQTDQFSESWVTNPHLFFADLYAPPAYAAYTVSNGGDTIQNAILPNTSIYNQLSYDADVIRAYFLNNPDLTFPDLPLLDATGQTVDGVPFEVLASNLPLGIDAAQNNPDPLFIFPAGLGDADIQIGFDDLVAPNSANGDGLRFENGAGFTVSSGYGRYLEEIGYAHGLLDAGLAVELASRWGTEDLHKDQSVSISTPIIDTGVLAIQGAARVSLGNNLPDFIVPGGFGTTPINGGFYTEFLQTLETEEIEFDSGLVGEVITDAPFFDPDETFVRNRGATWIPIQVDQSVETDFLSLEWLELRADFVGVDVDNMAVTLVSPDGTHTEMNPYRGSTFIGGNSIFQTSQVSQSWGVPGFSEVIGPEVDIDGSELFDTALIDLPDPLLGIGDDTWVWTTNRHYGELFSVEASHNATSVIADETQVEDDVWYLVFENWGAAAGGLDGYQVTLHGTEVSGQRIQGKIGVDDNAQGVDFYNLPQAPGGVGAENPTPEQLGDGIFNFDRLVEYGQVTIDFAPNIDPITGFNLLDGNEEVITVVLDDAGDSVHFADLNDSFRDRSYRTFDPDNQIEYTYPIVDLDAYSEGNSFDLASNLAEFDLQYVGALVEPAIRTNDGTIDIAGGLDGTIGRVRNFDYSQESFAAGVSVLATQYEVSYDQFGNPTTRTATGKVQRFVTGADGNYYFDVESVPAPPDPIVDPAAYANWLLDFGSTFEYDISLDGEAERTWDRSYTLDTQEDPTSQVSYQGAGVYTVQLFDNTEVLNGVTTSVRDVNFLLAVDLDEIRLNVTGDVIRDLDGDGVLDPTDGIYAGIRVYVDADGNDQFDAGEKEAITDASGAYSLEIDPGAESSVSIRLDPTTYPEPLRAITPIDGLGDAELVLSNFETGDNFAGQDFFLKPTASFITGAVWQDVNEDGVFDADELAVDGTTLGIDGVNPALFVYYDANNDGAFDAGDTKADIDASGNYNLEFTDPGNYVLRLDRTNAGVIQTYPFDEGAQFVDLASEETRGGVNFGIETLVVVDPRVYDYGDLPDSYGTTLAADGARHRVTGNVYLGASAPDLELDGQPTANADGDDANGFDDEDGVRFVSPVIEADSTVEFDIVAHGGGALLNAWIDFNNNGVFEEDEQVFDDVADLGTGVETRISAPTPSSLADVDRYAARFRWGPFGLEPTGEANDGEVEDLWLSPEAIVVSGEIRRDADYDETLEETDTQRAGIRVFLDLNDNDAYDADEPSSVTNSEGQYSIEITPTGESTPFEVRVDTSTLDAGEGFNAPADGVFSDSGTPGQAFDADFLLSPQPATAQAITGTVFGDLDNNGEYDTPGESGFEGLTVELLKNLDADPELEVVQSTTTNASGVYGFGVEDTGLYEVRLVLPAGGTLVKSTPGGDTVEVAVAADAVVTAPRIGVFDVRTTYTRDYGDLGISGGDNYPTTAVQEGPSHLVVEGVYLGSSVDADSGQLTSTNGTADDTDFTDDEDGVALLSQEILAGETVSFEVTATGDASSRLNMWVDFDDNGVFDADEQIATDVALTSGVPQQIDYVANADTDAAATLLAVRARWGTPGVGADDVGLTDEQKDAIVGEVEDQFVRTSQPSVLVSPIPGDFDGSGVVDSADEQVWRMSYGAVGAGLAADANDNGRIDAGDYSIWRDAYADAQAAASAIATATAPAAAPVADEPAEVPPVVTMPIEDVLEPVSYDANAFAPMALLSAFQTAAVDESLSVEEETAGAADDAIAAALLEWSFEGVAEQDDEEVETGAAADDESEETADTALDEAFAL, encoded by the coding sequence GTGCGCAAGAACCGCCCCTCCCGCCGGTCTCGCCGCAACGGATTCACCCGCCTGCTGGGCGGATCGAGCTCGGAGCTCCGCCGCGCCCCGCGTCGCGGCGCGCTCGAACGGCTCGAAGAACGCCAGGTGCTGTCGGCCAATGTAGGGGGGAATCCCTACTTCGAGGACCAATGGAACCTCAACGCGGATGGTCAGCAGACCGAGTTCGACCCGACCTCGCCGACCCGCTTCCAAACCCTCGCCGAGATCGACAACAACGTTGTTGAGGCTTGGGAACAGCTCTTCACCGGCGCCGGGGTGCAGGTCGGCATCATCGCGGGTGGGTTCGACCTGACGCACGAGGACCTGGCGGCGGGCTTCGCCGACGCGCTAGCGTACGACGCGATCGGCAGCTTCGCCGGCGGGGTGCTCTCGACGATTGACCTGGACCCGTCGATCGAGCCGGACTTCTTCGACGACGGGCCCGACTCCCTGGGCACCGCGGCCGCGGGCATCATCGGCGCCCGCAACAACGACTTGGGCATCGTCGGCATCGCGTACGAAGCGGACCTCGTGCCGATCCGCGCCGTAAGCAACGACTTCCGCAACACATTCGCCGACGAGAACATGATCGCCTCGGCGATCCGCTGGCGGATGGGCACGGTCCAGGACATCAACGGGGACGGCATCGTCGACGGGGTCGATAACGACGGCGACGGCATCATCGATGGCTACGCTTCGGACGAGGTGATCGACGTCTACTTCGTCGCGAACGAGGTGAACAACAACTTCGGGGACTCCCCCGGCACGGTCTTCGCCAACGACGCCAACTTCCTGCCGGACGAGGTCCGCCAGGCGATCGAGGACGGCTACAACTTCGGCCGCTCCCGCTGGGACGACACGGACGGCGACGGCGTCTTCGACCTCGACGAGGTGACCTCGTTGGGCGCGATCTATGTCGTGCCCGCGGGCAACGACAACGGGGCGGTGCTCGCCGTCAACGACCCGACGGGCATCTACGCCTCGTCGCAGTTCAACGAGTTGGCGAACAGCCGGTACACGATCGCCGTGGGCGCCGTGGATTACGACGGCCGCTACGAAAACAACGCCACGGGCACGGTCACCTCCTACGCCGAGATCGGCCCGAACGTGCTGATCGTCGCCCCCTCGGGGACCGACCAGGTCGACCTCTCGGCGGACAACGACCTGAACTCGGGCATCCTCACGACCGACGTCAGCGGCGACCTGGGGTTGAATCAGAGCCCGGTCTTCAACAACGAGATCGACGACGACTACTTCCCGGACACGGATTACACGTCCACCTTCGGCGGCACCGAGGCGGCCGCGGCGCAGGTGACCGGGGTGGTCGCGCAGATGCTGCAGGCGAACCCGAACCTGACCAACCGCGACGTCGAGATGATCCTCTTGATGTCCGCCCAGCAGACCGACCAGTTCAGCGAGAGTTGGGTCACCAACCCGCACCTGTTCTTCGCCGACCTGTACGCACCGCCCGCCTACGCCGCGTACACGGTCAGCAACGGTGGCGACACCATCCAGAACGCGATCCTCCCCAACACGTCGATCTACAACCAGCTGTCCTACGACGCGGACGTTATCCGGGCTTACTTCCTGAACAACCCGGACCTGACCTTCCCGGACCTCCCGCTGCTCGACGCCACCGGTCAAACGGTGGACGGCGTTCCGTTCGAGGTTCTCGCGTCGAACCTGCCCCTGGGGATCGATGCCGCCCAGAACAACCCCGATCCGCTCTTCATCTTCCCGGCAGGTCTGGGCGACGCCGACATCCAGATCGGCTTTGACGACCTCGTCGCCCCGAACTCCGCCAACGGCGATGGGCTCCGGTTCGAGAACGGCGCGGGCTTCACCGTGAGCTCGGGCTACGGTCGCTACCTCGAGGAGATCGGGTACGCCCACGGCCTGCTCGACGCCGGCTTGGCGGTCGAGTTGGCCTCCAGGTGGGGCACCGAGGACCTGCACAAGGACCAATCGGTCTCGATCTCCACGCCGATCATCGACACGGGGGTTCTTGCGATCCAAGGCGCAGCACGCGTCAGCCTCGGCAACAACTTGCCCGATTTCATTGTCCCCGGCGGGTTCGGCACAACGCCGATCAACGGCGGCTTCTACACCGAGTTCTTGCAGACGCTCGAGACCGAGGAGATCGAGTTCGATAGCGGACTCGTCGGCGAGGTCATCACGGACGCTCCGTTCTTCGACCCAGATGAGACCTTCGTCCGCAACCGGGGAGCGACCTGGATTCCGATCCAAGTCGATCAGAGCGTCGAGACCGATTTCTTGTCGCTCGAGTGGCTTGAGCTACGGGCGGACTTCGTCGGGGTCGATGTCGACAACATGGCGGTCACGCTCGTGTCGCCCGACGGCACGCACACCGAGATGAACCCGTACCGCGGCTCCACGTTCATTGGTGGCAACTCGATCTTCCAGACCTCGCAGGTCTCCCAGAGTTGGGGAGTGCCCGGTTTCAGCGAGGTGATCGGTCCCGAGGTCGATATCGACGGGTCCGAACTCTTCGATACGGCTCTCATTGATCTGCCCGACCCGCTGCTGGGCATAGGCGACGACACCTGGGTGTGGACGACCAACCGGCACTACGGGGAGCTGTTCAGTGTCGAGGCGTCCCACAACGCCACGAGCGTGATCGCGGACGAAACGCAGGTTGAGGACGACGTTTGGTACCTGGTCTTTGAGAACTGGGGCGCCGCCGCGGGCGGCCTCGACGGGTATCAGGTGACGTTGCACGGGACCGAGGTCAGCGGGCAACGGATCCAGGGCAAGATCGGCGTCGACGACAACGCCCAGGGCGTCGATTTCTATAACCTGCCCCAAGCGCCGGGCGGGGTTGGCGCCGAGAACCCGACCCCGGAGCAACTGGGTGACGGCATCTTCAACTTCGACCGTCTCGTCGAGTACGGGCAGGTCACCATCGACTTCGCTCCGAACATCGATCCGATCACCGGCTTCAACCTGTTGGACGGCAACGAGGAAGTGATCACCGTCGTGCTCGACGACGCGGGCGACTCGGTCCACTTCGCCGACCTGAACGATTCGTTCCGTGATCGCTCGTATCGAACCTTCGATCCGGACAACCAGATCGAGTACACCTACCCGATCGTCGATCTCGACGCCTACTCCGAGGGCAACTCGTTCGACCTCGCGTCGAACCTCGCCGAGTTCGACCTGCAGTACGTGGGCGCCCTCGTCGAGCCCGCCATCCGCACCAACGACGGAACGATCGACATCGCCGGAGGCCTGGACGGCACGATCGGCCGGGTGCGGAACTTCGACTACAGCCAGGAGAGCTTCGCGGCGGGGGTCTCGGTCCTCGCGACGCAGTACGAGGTCTCGTACGACCAGTTCGGCAACCCGACCACGCGCACCGCGACCGGCAAGGTGCAACGGTTCGTCACGGGCGCCGACGGCAACTATTACTTCGATGTCGAATCGGTCCCCGCCCCGCCCGACCCGATCGTGGACCCGGCGGCTTACGCGAACTGGCTGTTGGATTTCGGATCGACCTTCGAGTACGACATCTCGCTCGACGGGGAGGCCGAGCGGACCTGGGACCGTTCCTACACGCTCGACACCCAGGAAGACCCGACCTCCCAGGTCTCGTACCAGGGAGCGGGCGTCTACACGGTCCAGCTCTTCGATAACACCGAGGTCCTGAACGGCGTCACGACCAGCGTCCGGGACGTCAACTTCTTGCTCGCGGTCGATCTCGACGAGATCCGCCTGAACGTCACGGGGGATGTGATCCGCGACCTCGACGGCGACGGCGTGCTCGACCCGACCGACGGCATCTACGCCGGCATCCGCGTTTACGTGGACGCCGACGGCAACGACCAGTTCGACGCCGGCGAGAAGGAAGCGATCACCGACGCGAGCGGGGCTTACTCCTTGGAGATCGACCCGGGCGCCGAGAGCAGCGTCTCGATCCGGCTCGACCCGACGACCTACCCCGAGCCCCTCCGGGCGATCACCCCGATCGACGGGCTGGGCGACGCCGAGTTGGTCCTCTCAAACTTCGAGACGGGCGACAACTTCGCCGGGCAGGACTTCTTCCTGAAGCCGACCGCCAGCTTTATCACGGGCGCCGTCTGGCAGGACGTCAACGAGGACGGCGTGTTCGACGCCGACGAGCTCGCGGTCGACGGCACGACCCTCGGCATCGATGGCGTGAACCCGGCCCTGTTCGTCTACTACGACGCCAACAACGACGGGGCCTTCGACGCCGGCGACACCAAGGCCGACATCGACGCCTCGGGCAACTACAACCTCGAGTTCACCGACCCGGGCAACTACGTGCTCCGGCTCGACCGGACCAACGCGGGCGTCATTCAGACGTACCCGTTCGACGAGGGCGCCCAGTTCGTCGATCTGGCCAGCGAAGAGACTCGCGGGGGGGTGAACTTCGGCATCGAGACCTTGGTGGTCGTCGATCCGCGGGTTTACGATTACGGCGACCTGCCGGATAGCTACGGCACGACGCTCGCTGCGGACGGGGCGCGTCACCGGGTGACCGGCAACGTCTACCTGGGCGCCAGCGCTCCGGACCTGGAGCTCGACGGACAGCCGACCGCCAACGCGGACGGCGACGACGCCAACGGCTTCGACGACGAGGACGGCGTCCGGTTCGTCAGCCCCGTCATCGAGGCGGACTCCACGGTCGAGTTCGACATCGTCGCGCACGGCGGCGGCGCCCTGCTCAACGCCTGGATCGACTTCAACAACAACGGGGTCTTCGAGGAGGACGAGCAGGTCTTCGACGACGTCGCCGACCTCGGCACGGGCGTCGAGACCCGCATCTCGGCTCCGACCCCCTCCAGCCTCGCCGACGTGGACCGTTACGCGGCCCGTTTCCGCTGGGGCCCCTTCGGCCTCGAGCCGACCGGCGAAGCGAACGACGGCGAGGTCGAGGACCTGTGGCTCTCGCCCGAAGCGATCGTCGTCAGCGGCGAGATCCGTCGCGACGCGGATTACGACGAGACCCTGGAGGAGACCGACACCCAGCGCGCCGGCATCCGGGTCTTCCTGGACCTCAACGACAACGACGCCTACGACGCGGACGAGCCGAGCAGCGTCACCAACTCCGAGGGCCAGTACTCGATCGAGATCACTCCGACCGGCGAATCGACGCCCTTCGAAGTCCGCGTCGACACTTCGACGCTCGACGCCGGCGAAGGCTTCAACGCACCGGCGGACGGGGTCTTCTCGGATTCGGGAACGCCCGGCCAGGCGTTCGACGCCGACTTCCTCTTGTCCCCGCAGCCGGCGACCGCGCAAGCGATCACCGGGACCGTGTTCGGTGACCTCGACAACAACGGGGAATACGACACGCCGGGCGAGTCCGGCTTCGAGGGGCTCACGGTCGAACTGTTGAAGAACCTCGACGCCGACCCCGAGTTGGAGGTGGTCCAGAGCACCACCACCAACGCGAGCGGGGTCTACGGCTTCGGCGTCGAGGACACGGGCCTCTACGAGGTCCGACTCGTGCTGCCCGCAGGCGGCACCCTCGTGAAGTCGACGCCCGGCGGCGACACCGTCGAGGTGGCCGTCGCGGCGGACGCGGTGGTCACCGCACCGCGGATCGGGGTCTTCGACGTCCGCACGACCTACACCCGCGACTACGGCGACCTAGGGATCTCGGGCGGCGACAACTACCCGACGACCGCCGTTCAGGAAGGCCCGAGTCACTTGGTTGTCGAAGGGGTCTACCTCGGGTCGAGCGTCGACGCCGATAGCGGTCAGCTCACGTCGACCAACGGCACGGCGGACGACACGGACTTCACCGACGACGAAGACGGCGTCGCGTTGCTGAGCCAGGAGATCCTCGCCGGCGAGACGGTTTCGTTTGAGGTCACGGCCACCGGCGACGCGTCGTCGCGGCTCAACATGTGGGTCGACTTCGACGACAACGGCGTCTTCGACGCCGACGAGCAGATCGCGACCGACGTGGCGCTCACGTCGGGCGTGCCTCAGCAGATCGACTACGTCGCGAACGCCGACACCGACGCGGCCGCCACGCTGCTCGCCGTGCGGGCCCGTTGGGGCACGCCGGGCGTCGGCGCGGACGACGTTGGCCTCACCGACGAACAGAAGGACGCGATCGTTGGCGAGGTCGAGGACCAGTTCGTCCGCACCAGCCAGCCGAGCGTCCTGGTCTCGCCGATCCCGGGCGACTTCGACGGCTCGGGCGTTGTGGACTCCGCGGACGAGCAGGTCTGGCGCATGTCCTACGGCGCCGTGGGAGCGGGGCTGGCGGCCGACGCCAACGACAACGGCCGCATCGACGCCGGCGACTACTCCATCTGGCGTGACGCCTACGCGGACGCCCAAGCGGCCGCTTCCGCGATCGCCACGGCGACGGCTCCGGCAGCCGCCCCCGTGGCGGACGAGCCCGCCGAGGTCCCGCCGGTCGTCACCATGCCGATCGAGGACGTCCTCGAGCCCGTTAGCTACGACGCCAACGCCTTCGCCCCGATGGCCCTCCTGAGCGCGTTCCAGACGGCCGCGGTCGATGAGTCGCTGTCGGTCGAAGAGGAGACCGCCGGAGCCGCCGACGACGCGATCGCCGCCGCTCTGCTCGAGTGGTCGTTCGAGGGCGTCGCGGAGCAAGACGACGAAGAGGTCGAGACCGGCGCCGCCGCGGACGACGAGTCCGAGGAGACGGCCGACACCGCCCTCGACGAAGCGTTCGCTCTCTGA
- the btrV gene encoding Putative anti-sigma factor antagonist BtrV, with product MSTPQRISLAESGAVTVVTFNDSKIIDEQAIQELGQELINLVEQDERGKIVLNFSAVEFLSSAALGKLISFEKKARTKKAQLVLTNIRPEIYEVFAITKLTKLFTIKDDEADALAVL from the coding sequence ATGAGCACGCCACAACGGATCTCCCTCGCCGAATCGGGCGCCGTCACGGTCGTGACGTTCAACGACTCGAAGATCATCGACGAGCAAGCGATCCAGGAACTGGGCCAAGAGCTGATCAACCTGGTGGAGCAGGACGAGCGCGGCAAGATCGTGCTCAACTTCTCCGCGGTTGAGTTCTTGTCCAGTGCGGCGCTCGGCAAACTGATCAGCTTCGAGAAGAAGGCGCGGACAAAGAAGGCCCAACTGGTCCTCACCAACATCCGCCCGGAGATCTACGAGGTCTTCGCGATCACGAAGCTGACGAAGCTGTTCACCATCAAGGACGACGAGGCGGACGCGTTGGCCGTCCTCTGA